From a single Pseudomonas serboccidentalis genomic region:
- a CDS encoding LysE family translocator → MLSNYLGEFLALATIHFLAVVAPGPDFAVTIRQSVRFGRLVGICTALGIGAGISVHVLYTLLGVGALMHTTPWLLTVAKVVGGAYIFYLGICLIRSKPKTTLEGEKNTEEPLVEQSLFKAFSTGFLTNATNPKATLFFLAIFTTIISASTPLEIQALYGVWMCFVNALWFVIVALFFSSSRVRNLFMRMGHWFERSMGVILILFAGRLVLSM, encoded by the coding sequence ATGCTATCGAACTACCTGGGCGAGTTTCTGGCACTGGCCACCATCCACTTTCTGGCCGTGGTTGCTCCCGGCCCGGACTTCGCCGTGACCATCCGCCAGAGCGTGCGCTTCGGCCGGCTGGTGGGCATTTGTACGGCACTGGGCATCGGCGCAGGCATTTCCGTGCACGTTCTTTACACCTTGCTCGGCGTTGGTGCTCTCATGCACACCACCCCGTGGTTGCTGACGGTAGCCAAGGTCGTCGGCGGCGCCTACATCTTTTACCTCGGCATTTGCCTGATTCGCAGCAAGCCGAAAACCACACTCGAGGGCGAAAAGAACACGGAGGAACCGCTGGTCGAGCAGTCGCTGTTCAAGGCGTTCAGCACCGGTTTTCTGACCAATGCCACGAACCCCAAGGCCACGCTGTTTTTCCTGGCGATCTTCACCACGATCATCAGCGCCAGCACGCCGCTTGAAATCCAGGCGCTGTATGGGGTGTGGATGTGTTTCGTCAACGCGCTGTGGTTCGTGATCGTCGCGCTGTTCTTTTCCAGCAGCCGGGTGCGCAACCTGTTCATGCGCATGGGCCATTGGTTCGAACGCAGCATGGGCGTGATCCTGATTCTGTTCGCCGGCAGGCTGGTGCTGTCGATGTAA